The Lolium rigidum isolate FL_2022 chromosome 1, APGP_CSIRO_Lrig_0.1, whole genome shotgun sequence region TGAGTAAAagtttgcatttattttatctcgcTGATAGAGCGAGTTCAGCAAGTCAAGCTAGGCGTATTCGATGTTCGTTAATAAAAATAACAACTCTAAATAAAACCTAGGACCTGTACGCCTAATATGCATGAACACTTGGAGCAAAGTTTGCATCGATGAGTCATCCTTCTTATACTCTTGACTCATGATGAATCTATTACGTTGGTTAGTTTTCTAATGAGCTTATCCATAAGCTAACTCGAGTATTTAACTCGAGCCACACAACGGTTTTAACTTTGTTAAGCTAATGAGTTGAGTGAAGAAAACATGTTAACTAGCGAGTATTTACGAGTCGAGTTAAGTTGAGTCGAGGTGGGTTGATATCCCTGCCCCTAGTCCTAGCAGTTGTGATTTCGAATGTTAATCCTTAtcaattaaaaaaattgaaagcAGGAGTGCATTAAATTAGCATTTTTCGTATCAGAATGTTTTACATGTTAGAGTATCAATGTTTTTTGTGTGTAGAGGTGATAACATGTGGTCTACTATTTGCTAGTACTTGAGAAATACTTGGTACGTTTGGGAGTACTCGGAGCAGTGACCATAGAAGAAAACCATCAAGTGGATGAGAGAAGAGGATGGGGACAGCAGGAGAGAGAGGGGACTCTGAAAATATCTGGAGAGGGATGATGTGGTGTGGGGTGGAGAACGAGGAATACGAGGTGCGGGGGTGGTGGGGGTGGATCTCTTGGCCAGCGCCCTGCGGCAGCATATCCCGCTTGTGGCTCTCCTTCGCTCGCTTCACCAGCACTCCCCTCATTTCCAGCCTCACGTTTCCTCTCCCTCCctcactctctctctcatgtTACTGATTTATTATTTTTAGCAGTTTTAAGCACTGCCAGTACTACTACTCAACGGTAAATAAAAAGCCTATTATAATTTCCATTTCCAAGTATTTTTCTTCTTGTCATACACGTTTTTTTTCTTTCATATTTTAGGTGTTGTCACTGTCATTTGCTGGTGGTATAGCGCTTCTCGACGAACCATCTCTTGGCTCATGCGTGGCCAACTATCACATTCACCGTCACATTGTCTTAACAACCCTCTCTGCACAGTCGATTTAGCTTTCTGAGAGTGATTTTGGACAGGGACTACTCATTTAGTTTTACATCAATCCTTTCAGCTATGATAATAGTATATGCCTAGTTTCTACAAGTTAGTTCAAGGCATATGCGTTACAACTTTAAAAAGTATTGATCATGAATTCACGCGAGTGCTTACGTGGAAACCATGTACTCATACATTTGTCTAAGAAAATAGTCTCGCAACATAAGTTTTAATACGTAAAATACATTCCAATGATAATACGTAAAATACATAAGGCATATGCGTTAGAACTTCACAAGTATTGATTATGAATTCACCAAAGCGCTTAAATTAGACTCATTAATATTACATATGAGTACATACATTTTTTCAGAAACCTCTCCCTATATCAAGGGAGCTAGCGTCGATGTCTCCAACAGCATTGTGCCAGCGATGCCCCTGACCCCATTTGGAAcacgccggtgaagatgctcttagtatGAATTCACAAGAGTGGTTACATCTCTTACGTGGAAATTGACATTTGTCTATGAAAATAACCTCGCAACATAAGTTTTTTACATACATGTATGTAAGTAAAATACATTTCAATAATAATAATGTGGTTGTAATGAATATCCAAATAAGTGGACCTTTCATATGTGAAGATGCTACAAAACAATGGCTACATGGCTTCTTAAGCTAAGTATAAGCATGCATTGTTAGTTCCGTTAATTAGCTTAattaggaaaatattttcgatAAAACTTTATAAAAAATATTTAAACTAACGAAGATTCAATTTATAATTAACCAGTGTTAGATAGAACAAAGATCAACTCCAACAGTCGCGCTATATCGTGCGGGCGCGGGAGGGGGAAGGGGCTCCGGTACTAGCAGCAAAAACGCGCACGCGCTAAAAAATTTCCCGCGCGTGGACGGGTGCCGCGGTGTCCACCCCTAGCCGGAAGTTCCGCGCGCGCTAACGGTCGTATGTTTTATCACATTTGCAATATATcagtccttttattttattttgttcgcTCTGTTTGATCTTATTTGAGCAATTTTATTACCCAATCATGTTTCCGACGCGCTATTTTGCAGCGTCCGGTAAAGGTTAGCTTTCGCTACTTTTCGCGCGCTAAAATCCTATTGCGGTGCACTGTAAATACAATTTACAGCGTCGGATTTAGCGCGGGTGCTGGAGCTCTAGGAAAAATAGAGTTTGGAGAATGACAGAATGTGAGGCATTAAACGAGAGGCCACAAAATCGGCGAATGTCCACATGGAGGCGTGAGAGCCAGTAGCAGCGTGGGAGCATCCGCAGAGGATCCTGGGCTGGAGCCTTGGAACCTCTCGAATGAAAATACGGACCCAACGAACCGCAGCCTCAGAAGCTACTCACCACACAACACAACGCAGGAAAAATtctctctctcttccctctctctaCAAGTACTCGCGGcccagagaaaaagaaagaaagaagccaACAAAAAACAACCCCAGCCGAGACCGAGAGAGAAAAAGATCTTGTGGCGACGAGCGAGCGAGCAGATAGATAGCGAGGTCGACCGGGACAAGGTTGGTGAGACGAGCAGAGCGGACCAGAGCGATCATGTCGTCGGCGGCCGGAGGGGACGGCAAGGTTAAGAACGCGTGCGAGCTCTGCGGGGCTGCGGCGCGGGTGTACTGCGGCGCCGACGACGCCACGCTCTGCTGGGGCTGCGACGCGCAGGTGCACGGCGCCAACTTCCTCGTCGCCAGGCACGCGCGCGCGCTGCTCTGCCGCGGGTGCGCGCGGCCCACGCCGTGGCGCGCCGCGGGGCCCCGCCTCGGCCCGACGGCCTCCATCTGCGAGCTCTGCGTCGGCCGGGGccgcggccgcgccgcccacggggTGGCCGGAGATGGCCACGGCGAGCAGAACGAGGAGGAGATgatcgaggacgaggacgacgaggaggaggaggagggggagggggagaaccAGGTCGTGCCGTGGGCGGACGACGCGGAGGCCACGCCGCCGCCCGTCGCCAGCTCCACGTCCAGCAGCAGCCGGGAGGCCGCCCCTAACGCAAAGGTGCCGCTTTTACCTCGACCCCTGTTTCTTGATTTGCTTTCTCTGCCATTGCGCCTCGCTTTATCTCGGTAATAAATTGCTTAAATTCGCGAGTTAAATTAGCGCGATTCGTTCACAATCACGATCGACCCACTCTTACATACATTTTACAAGGAAAATATCGTTTTCTTGCAATTCTTTTGTGCAAGCACATCGTCTGATGCAAATGCCGATCTGTCTATTCCAGGAGGACCCGCCGTGCTCCACGTCGCAGCCGAGCCTCTGTAACCACGCCTCGCCCGCACGCCGCGCCGGCCGGAGCGACGAGGCCACCTCCTCTCGGAACGGCGGCCGCTTGTTCGCCTCCCGGCACAGGAAGAGATCGACCTCGGATTTCCTCAGCTCCGGGCCGGCGCAGTCGGTCAGCGGCACGCCAGCGAGGAATCGCTCTAGCGCGGCCTTTGGTCGGAACGAGTAAGTTTGGAAAGCCTTTTTTCCCCTTATGCTTCTGTTTGAATACTGAGGAACTGCAAGTACTGACGTGATGTTACttctaaaaaacaaaaaaaaaacttttaaaCAAGGTTAAAACAATACATCTTTGACAAAATGATATAGAAGTGCCAGATTACTGTAATTTTCTTGTACTGCTATGCAAATAATTAAGTTGCGGCACAAGGGAAGAAGAACAGAATGGGATGGGACTAAAGTCACGATCTGATACAGTATAAAAGTTTGTGTGAATGATCTTCTAGGTTTAGTGTTGTGAAATTTCTGTTGGCGAAAAACAACTGCTACATCATAACGAGATAGCTTCGCATTTTTACGTAATTCATCCGAGTATAGTAGCATTTACATAAATCAATAATTATGGTTTTGTGTATGAAGCTTGAAAATGTTTGGCATACATGTGTAGTTGTCTAGATGTTGGTGATAGTTTTTGAAGGCTGGAGCTTGAAAGATTTTTGTGAAAATTATGGATCATATCAGATAACACTCAGTTTATGAACAAAGTACTTTTGGATATTCGCACAGTTGTTGATCATACCCTTTTTTGTTATGCAGCTTTTCATGAGGCAACtggccggagatgatgatgtagaTTATGGTGCTAACTACATTAGAAGGTCGTCAGTTTTATATGAGAGCATTGTAGAGATGTGTCCTGCTGCAAGATCCAACTTCCACCGAACAACACATCCTTTTGGTCGTCGGCTCCACGAATCAAGTTTATGGGCACCCTTCCCAGAACATGATAGCATGATAGTATTCGTAACTGTGACGGCTTGCCGTAGCTTTGTATATGCCCCAACCCTACCTCCttgtgtttgattccttttctccaTCCCTTTTGTGGAGGCATGTCGGCTAACTTAAGAAATGATATAGCTTTGCATTTGCAGTGACATTGTTCCCAGTTGTGATATCATCACTGCCTGAAATGACCTTTCTGCCTTATGCCTAGTTCTGATATGCATGCTGAATTGCTAATTCTCCTCTTGTGGTCAAGAGTGCAAGTAGTTAGAATGCTTTGGCTACCAATGTTCCATGTTCTCTGATGCAAGTTCGGCTCTACTGCTAGCTTGTCACTGAATGGATTCTTGTGTGCAATGTATGATTATGTGATGGAAATGTCGACTGGATTTGTTCAATTGGAAGTCTAGCTTGGTTAGAATCATGAGAGAAATAACCTCATTTGAGAGGTTGTAAaggttaagattatcaggcaagtaACAAACTAGATATTGAAAGTGTTATACATTTGTTAGTTCAACCTTGTCCTTTGGTTTCATAATTTTTCATTGCAAATATATTTTTAATCACTCAAACGTATGGCTTACAAAATATTTAAGAGCTTGACTGATGCCATACAAAGCTGCAGTAGAAGCATAAAACACAGTAGAATCTTGTGCCAGACTGCCGGTACAATGCTATGCAGTAGAACAGTTCAGTACAGAAAATACAACACAGTAGTAAGATGATGTGGTACAAAAGATACAATATAGACATGCAGCACAAAAAGGGGTAAAAAATGAAACATAAGAAAAAAAGTTGTAAAAGCATATCAAATCAGGATGTGGTTATGAAGATCTTGTCAAAACAAATACATCAACCTTAACAAATATTATTTCGGTGCCGTTTGAGAGCAACCACATTTTGGTTTTGAAGTTGGGTTTAAATAGCCGGCCATCATCTATTTTGGAATCTAGCTTTTGCCACCCGCTAAACCTAGTACGGCAAGACTTTAGGACACCAAAAAATGCGGAAGTAGTATGTGTTGACACACAAAATTAGAAAcgcattgaaaataaaaatattgtGCCTTATAAATTAGCGTGCACCCATCATGAAAGCGCCTTATTTACATGGAAACTCTCGTAACATACTATTTTATATTTCATAATAAGTAGGAAAATAATGTTGCACAACACCACATTGTGATTTCTAGTCtttgccaattttatttcattttcCTCACCGAGTTCGAGGGGTATTAAAAAAGAATCTTCATGTGACTTTATTTTCTAAAATGGAGGCACAATATTTGCTTCATTTTGTTAATCAAGAGAGATTTATGAGAAACACCAAGTCCATTACAAGAGTTTCAGATACTAAAATGgaagcaaaaggaaaaaaaaaaacaaggtaaTGCTACTTTTGCGGCAGAATGCATCCCAAACGCTATGCCCCGGTCCTCACCCCATTTACAACCCCACTCTTGATGCTGGCGAGGATTATCATGTGGATGTACCTAAAATATGCCTACATTTCTTTCCATAAGCCTAATGGATGAGCATGGTCACTGATGCCATGGCTTTTCATTGATGATTTACCCTTGTGGTCACTCTAGCGCACTAAATTTGTTACTTGCATTGGATCGTGTTTATAAGATAGGTGAGTATCCCTTGCAAATGCTTACAATATAGTGGCATTGGAAAATTAGATGGATTGTGGTCTCGGGCTCCCGCTTGCAAAGCAAACATAGGCCGGGGCCGACCATTCTCCTTAAAAATCAGGCTTGTTGTCCACAGTTTATTTTAGTAGTGTTAATTTGTGGAACAAAGTTGGTACAATTGGCACAATACTTCAACACTATAATGTTCACACACAAGGATCTCTAATCAAGGGCAGtccaaaaggctcaaccaagcaaGGTCATTCCTCAAAAAATGTAGTGCAATAGACACATGAGGAGGACTATTCTATAGGCTACAACTACACTACACTTTCTTTGTTTTAGGATACTTATGTTGAAGATGACATCCTTTCGCTGTTCAGGGTGAACCACTCGGTGTGAACCATTGGTTTTCAATCTCATATTCAACAGAGGGGACATTTTGAATTTGATCGCGGTGAGGGTTATTCTATACAGCTCATATCTTCCCAACCTCAAGTGCATATGTCGGATAGACCGTTAGGAGACCCACTCGCGGGGCATCGACCGGTATGGAGCATGGAAGTGGTCTTCAGAGGTTGCAATTGCCGCATATTCAATCCAAGTCGTCGATGGGTCATCTATCGCGGTTTGGCTCTACTTGCAGTCTTGGGGTCTTGTTTAGGAGTTATCATCAATTTGttgttggtttgtgctatgaagcTCAACTGTTTCTTGCTCTGTTCTAAAGAACCATTACTTGTACTCTCATCTTCAATGTTGTTATGTAAAAAAAAGACATACACACGCACGCCtgcttgctttgtggtgggaaagTAACAGCTAAGTACTTTTTTCGATCAAGGAgcgtagccccagcctctgcatccaaagaatgcacacaactttcttctttattaaattattcacaatgctttacaagggaaatacaaagatcaactcgaagcctccttcctagcgataagtcgctatacctacgatgaaggggggaccatgaacaaggccatactccctgatggtacaccaacacacatcatccaaaaagcaaaactctgagggtgtgccattgcacacgtcgcagagttcgcaaccgccatctatctcgaacccatctccaagcgagatcaacgtATTGATCGTGCCAGGCCTGTCGTCaatgtcaccataacaccaaacagTTCCATCATCCTGCCAGCGTCCAGCAgtcctcgcccgtcttcgatactccgcagctccacgccgctgagaatcatcgacgacaacgtggtagatgaacaccactccaccaaaaatcacctccatccagccgcttctccaaaaacgatgccccaagaggtagcacgGCGCAGGGAGCGCCATCATCGCCCGATCCTTGCTGGATCTACGGTTTCCCCCGGAGTAGCACGAGTGAGTTCCCgcggactgcgacgacgatgccttcaagaaggaagtgacgcttaacgccgccatcgcccgccaattttgacacggttttcaccgacagccactgatggcgtgtatttcacacgttcgttgggcaaccccaagaggaaggtatgatgcgcacaacagcaagttttccctcagaaagaaaccaaggtttatcgaaccaggaggagccaagaagcacgttgaaggttgatggcggcgggatgtagtgcggcgcaacaccagagattccggcgccaacgtggaacccgcacaacacaaccaaagtactttgccccaacgaaacagtgaggttgtcaatctcaccggcttgctgtaacaaaggattaaccgtattgtgtggaagatgattgtttgcgagagaaaacgatagaaacaagtattgcagcagatttgtatttcaagtattaaagaatggaccggggtccacagctcactagaggtgtctctcccataagataaaagcatgttgggtgaacaaattacagtcgggcaattgacaaatagagagagcataacaatgcacatacatgacatgataagtatagtgagatttaattgggcattacgacaaagtacatagaccgccatccaaccgcatctatgcctaaaagtccaccttcgggttatcatccgaacccctccggtattaagttgctagcaacagacaattgcattaagtatggtgcgtaatgtaatcaacaactacatccttagacatagcatcaatgttttatccctagtggcaacaagcacaacacaaccttagaactttctgtcatctgtcccggtgtcaatgcgggcatgaacccactatcgagcataagtactccctcttggagttaaaagtaaaaacttggccggagcctctactagaaacggagagcatgcaagatcataaacaacacatgtataataacttgataattaacatgacatagtattctctatccatcggatcccgacaaacacaacatatagaaatacagatagatgatcttgatcatgttaggcagctcacaagatccaacaatgaagcacaatgaggagaagacaaccatctagctactgctatggacccatagtccaggggtagactactcactcatcactccggaggcgaccatggcggtgtagagtcctccgggagatgaatcccctctccggcggggtgccggaggcgatctcctggatcccccgagatgggatcggcggcgacggcgtctcgtaaggttttccgtatcgtggctctcggcactcgggggtttcgtcacggaggctttaagtaggcggaagggcaagtcaagaggcggcacgggggcccacaccataggccggcgcggccaggggtggggccgcgccgccctagggtttggccaccccgtggcccctcttcgtctcgtcttcggacttctggaagattcgtggaaaaataggcccctgggctttgatttcgtccaattccgagaatatttcgttactaggatttctgaaaccaaaaacagcagaaaacaaagaatcggcacttcggcatcttgttaataggttagttccggaaaatgcacgaatatgacataaagtgtgcataaaacatgtaggtatcatcaataatatggcatagaacataagaaattatcgatacgtcggagacgtatcaagcatccccaagcttagttctgctcgtcccgagcaggtaacacgataacaaagataatttctgaagtgatatgccatcataaccttgatcatactatttgtaaacatatgtagtgaatgcagcgatcaaaacaatggtaatgacatgagtaaacaagtgaatcatatagcaaagacttttcatgaatagtactttgagacaagtattaataagtcttgcataagagttaactcataaagcaataaatcaaagtaaaggcattgaagcaacacaaaggaagattaagtttcagcggttgctttcaacttgtaacatgtatatctcatggataattgtcaacatagagtaatataacaagtacaatatgcaagtatgtaggaatcaatgcacggttcacacaagtgtttgcttcttgaggtggagagagataggtgaactgactcaacataaaagtaaaaaaagaatggtccttcaaagaggaaagcatcgattgctatatttgtgctagagcttttattttgaaaacatgaaacaattttgtcaacggtagtaataaagcatatgagttatgtacattatatcttacaagttgcaagtctcatgcatagtatactaatagtgcccgcaccttgtcctaattaacttggactaccggatctttgcaatgcacatgttttgaccaagtgtcacaatggggtacctccatgccgctcgtacaaaggtctaaggagaaagctcgcattttggatttctcgcttttgattattctcaacttagacatccataccgggacaacatggacaacatataatggactcctcttttatgcataagcatgtggcaacaattattattctcatatgagattgaggatatgtgtccaaactgaaacttccaccatgaatcatggctttagttagcggcccaaagttcttctctaacaacatgcatgctccaaccatgaaggtggtagatctctcttgcttcagtacaagacggacatgcatagcaactcacatgatatccaacaagaaatagttgatggcgtccccgtaaacatggttaccgctcaacaagcaacttaataagagataaagtgcataagtacatattcaatactacaatagtttttaagctatttgtcccatgagctatatattgcaaaggtgaatgatggaattttaaaggtagcactcaatcaatttactttggaatggcggataaataccatgtagtaggtaggtatggtggacacaaatggcatagtggttggctcaagtattttggatgcatgagaagtattccctctcgatacaaggtttaggctagcaaggttatttgaaacaaacacaaggatgaacggtacagcaaaactcacataaaagacatatggtaaacattataagactccataccgtcttccttgttgttcaaaactcaatactagatgttatcttgactctagagaaaccaaatatgcaaaccaaattagcaagctctaagtatttcttcattaatgggtgcaaggtatatgatgcaatagcttaaacatgagcacaacaattgccaagtatcaaattatccaagacattttagagttgctacatgtagcattttccaattccaaccatataacaatttaacgaaggagaaacttcgccatgaatactatgagtagaacctaaggacatatttgtccatatgcaacagcggagcgtgtctctctcccataaagtgaatgctaggatccattttattcaaacaaaacaaaaacaaaaacaaaccgacgctccaagcaaagtacataagatgtggccgaataaaaatatagtttcagggaggaacctgataatgttgtcgatgaagaaggggatgccttgggcatccccaagcttagacgcttgagtcttcttgatatatgcaggggtgaaccaccggggcatccccaagcttagagctttcactctccttaatcatattgcatcatactcctctcttgatccttgaaaacttcctccacaccaaactcgaaacaactcattagagggttagtgcataataaaaattcacatgttcagaggtgacacaatcattcttaacacttctggacattgcataaagctactggacattaatggatcaaagaaattcatccaacatagcaaaagaggcaatgcgaaataaaagacagaatctgtcaaaacagaacagtccgtaaagatggattttattaggccaccagacttgctcaaacgaaaatgctcaaattgaatgaaagttgcgtacatatctgaggatcactcacgtaaattggcataattttctgagttacctacagagaattagacccagattcgtgacagcaaagaaatctgtttctgcgcagtaatccaaatctagtacttacttttctatcaaagactttacttggtacaacaaaacataaaactaagataaggagaggttgctacagtagtaaacaacttcc contains the following coding sequences:
- the LOC124683003 gene encoding B-box zinc finger protein 19-like; translation: MSSAAGGDGKVKNACELCGAAARVYCGADDATLCWGCDAQVHGANFLVARHARALLCRGCARPTPWRAAGPRLGPTASICELCVGRGRGRAAHGVAGDGHGEQNEEEMIEDEDDEEEEEGEGENQVVPWADDAEATPPPVASSTSSSSREAAPNAKEDPPCSTSQPSLCNHASPARRAGRSDEATSSRNGGRLFASRHRKRSTSDFLSSGPAQSVSGTPARNRSSAAFGRNDFS